From one Sediminispirochaeta bajacaliforniensis DSM 16054 genomic stretch:
- a CDS encoding ATP-binding protein has protein sequence INTRYERGSIILTSNKTFGKWGEIMADDAVATATLDRLLHHSHVVSLKGDSYRMKDRMKIGAVGF, from the coding sequence ATCAACACCCGGTATGAACGTGGATCTATCATCCTCACTTCAAACAAGACCTTTGGCAAGTGGGGTGAGATTATGGCTGATGATGCGGTCGCCACTGCTACCTTAGACCGGCTCCTACATCATTCGCATGTAGTCAGCCTGAAGGGTGATTCGTATCGCATGAAAGACAGAATGAAAATTGGAGCCGTTGGCTTCTAA